The following coding sequences lie in one Ostrinia nubilalis chromosome 2, ilOstNubi1.1, whole genome shotgun sequence genomic window:
- the LOC135079729 gene encoding cysteine-rich with EGF-like domain protein 2 isoform X2, protein MSSNVNCILKIITCLLLVRAGFCNVQPPIINPSVLNTAKTLGECQACKLFVESFKKGLDRTARGKYEGGDTAWEEEKLKTSYKRSEMRLIDIQDGICKDEKDYSLQCHHMAEKAEEFIESWWAQNPDESEDLFSYICIDNLKTCCPKHHFGRECTPCPGDHNNLCSGNGKCRGDGTRKGNGTCLCDAGYTGENCDQCILGYYLSYKDDTKMLCSPCHRACMGGCRQGSQKDCAACKPGFVFDSDEGCLDINECDNINQCTKDQFCLNSIGSFACLDCDKSCIGCHGDGPDMCRKCAKGYSKKGEFCVAEREEEDQMEALTASRNEL, encoded by the exons ATGTCAAGTAACGTAAATTGTATCCTGAAGATCATTACTTGTCTTCTGTTGGTGCGCGCCGGTTTTTGCAATGTCCAGCCGCCAATAATCAATCCCAGTGTATTGAACACGGCCAAAACTCTTGGAGAATGTCAAgcttgtaaattatttgtggaGTCATTCAAAAAAGGCCTGGATCGCACAGCTAGAGGCAAGTATGAAGGCGGCGACACAGCATGGGAAGAAGAGAAGTTAAAAACCTCTTACAAGCGAAGTGAGATGCGTCTTATCGATATACAAGACGGAATATGCAAGGACGAGAAGGACTATTCACTCCAATGCCACCATATGGCTGAAAAAGCTGAGGAATTCATAGAATCATGGTGGGCTCAAAACCCTGATGAATCAGAGGACCTTTTCTCTTACATTTGTATAGATAACCTGAAAACCTGTTGCCCTAAACACCATTTTGGTAGAGAGTGCACTCCATGCCCTGGTGACCACAACAATCTATGCAGTGGCAATGGTAAATGTCGGGGAGATGGCACTAGGAAAGGAAACGGAACATGTTTGTGTGATGCAGGATATACTGGAGAAAATTGTGATCAGTGCATCTTAGGCTACTATTTGTCTTACAAGGATGACACCAAGATGTTATGCTCCCCATGCCATAGAGCTTGTATGGGAGGATGCCGGCAAGGCTCTCAGAAGGACTGCGCAGCTTGCAAGCCTGGCTTTGTATTTGATTCAGACGAAGGGTGCTTGGATATAAACGAGTGTGACAATATAAACCAATGCACTAAAGACCAGTTTTGCCTGAACTCTATTGGGTCTTTTGCTTGCCTTGATTGCGACAAGTCGTGTATCGGATGCCATGGTGATGGACCAGATATGTGTCGCAAATGTGCGAAAGGGTACTCCAAGAAAGGAGAATTCTGTGTTGCGGAAAGAGAGGAGGAAGATCAGATGGAAGCATTGACTGCATCAAG AAATGAGCTGTAG